CCCCGGCCCGGCCTTGCGCAGCAGCGGGATCATCGCGCGGGTCACGCGGAGCAGCTGGCCTAGGTTGGTGTCGAGGATTTCCTCGACCTCCTCCTCCGAAAGCATCGCGAAGGGACGGGCGTGGACGAAGTGGCCGACGTTGTTGACCAGCACGTCGAGCTTGCCGGTTTCGGCGGCGATGCGTTCGGCCAGCATCTGGCCCACGCCGCGCTGGCGCACGTCGCAGCGGATCACGCGGGCGCCGGGAATGGCCTGTTCGACCGCCTCGGCATTGGCCGGGTCGATTTCCGCGATCACGACGCGCGCGCCGGCTCCGGCAAAGGCTTCGGCAATGGCGCGGCCGATGCCGACGCCTCCGCCCGTGACCAGCACGGTCTTGCCCGAAAAGTCGAGCGCCTGCGCAAGCTGCGCCGGGGGGACGTTTGCCGTCATGGCTGTGGGGTTCCTCTCCGCTGCGTCTGGTGCCTTGATTGATTCGGCGCAAGACATCATTGTTTTTACGCAAGATGAGGAGAACTTATGGTTATGTCAATCAGATGCGAATTTGATGACGCCAATCTGTGCTAAACTCCCGGTTGCTCCGGTGGAATGCGCACGACCAGCCCGTCAAGTTCTTCGCCAAGCTGTACCTGGCAGGACAGGCGGCTTTCGGGACGGATCTCGACGCCCTCGATCGCTTCCAGCATTGCCCGCTCATCGGGTCCGGCCATGCCGGTGCGGCCGATCCATTCGGGGTCGATCCAGCAATGGCAGGTCGCGCACTGCATCATGCCGCCGCACAGCGCGTCGATCCCGTCGACGAGATTGCCCACTGCGAGCTGCATCAACGTCATGCCTTCGAAGTTCACGCAGGTTCGCTGCGATCCGTCCGGCTGGACGAAAGTCACCTTGGCCATCAGGCCTCCCTCACGTATGCGCCGGGCAGCCGGCGGCTCGGGCCAGCGCCGCCATGTCCGCACCTGCCTCCGACCCGTCGAGCTTGCGCCGCCGATAGCGCACCCGGCAGGGCTGGGCGGGCCAGTAGGTCGATGCGCCCGCGATGGGCCGCACTTCGTCCATCAGCTCCATGTCGAAGTTCTGGAGCAGGATCGCCACCAGCACCTTCATCTCCATCCGCGCGAAGTTCACGCCCGCGCAGCGGTGGACACCCCCGCCAAAGCCGATCAACGAATTGCTTTCGATCTGCGCATCGGGGTTGGCCGGGTTGAAGCGTTCCGGGTCATAGGCATCGGGATTGCGGAACGTCTCTTCCATGCGGTGGCTGACCGAAGGCGCAAGCAGCACGAACTCGCCCTTGCGGATGACATAGCCGTCGCGCTCGATATCGGCCCGCGCCTTGCGGCTGAGCATGTAGGCGACCGGATGGAGCCGCTCGGTCTCGCGCAGGGCAAGGTCCATCTTCTCCATCGCCACGGCCTGTTCCCAGCCAAGGTCGCGCCCGTCGCTGCCGCCCAGCAGCGACGATATCTCGCCGCGCAGCACCTTCTGGTAGTCCGGGTTCTGAAGGAGGTCCGCCAGCGCCCAGCTCACCTGCCCGGCGGTCGTCTCGTGCCCTGCCCAGACGAGAAGGAGGATCAGGTGGCGGATGATCTCGTCGGGCACCGGGCGGCCATCGGGATACTTCGTCTCGATCATCGTCTGGAAGAAATCGGGCGGATCGAGCGGGGCGGCGCGGCGCTTGTCGATCCACGATTGCAGGATGGCGTGGAGCTTCCTCTTCGCGCGCTGTGACTTGACCATCTTGGGTGTCGGCAGCCACAGCGGCAGGACGAATTCCATGCCTCCCGAAAAATCGCGGAAGAGTTCGAAGAACTCATGCCCCAGCTTCTCGTGGAACTCGCGTCCCATGAAGCTGTGCGCGGCGATGTCCATTACCACCGGGCCCAGCGTCGGGATCAGGTCGAACTCGCCTTCCTCGCCCAGCCGCTCGACCAGGTTAAGCGATTCCTCGACCATGACCGGCACGTACTGCTTCATCGATGCCGCCTTGAAGCGGGG
This window of the Novosphingobium aromaticivorans DSM 12444 genome carries:
- a CDS encoding cytochrome P450, translating into MARAATAAGNGLPLLDGGVPLLGHLAQFFRDPVSVLKRGYRSKGRLFAMNFMGQRMNVMLGPEHNRFFFEETDKLLSIRESMPFFLKMFSPEFYSFAEMDEYLRQRSIIMPRFKAASMKQYVPVMVEESLNLVERLGEEGEFDLIPTLGPVVMDIAAHSFMGREFHEKLGHEFFELFRDFSGGMEFVLPLWLPTPKMVKSQRAKRKLHAILQSWIDKRRAAPLDPPDFFQTMIETKYPDGRPVPDEIIRHLILLLVWAGHETTAGQVSWALADLLQNPDYQKVLRGEISSLLGGSDGRDLGWEQAVAMEKMDLALRETERLHPVAYMLSRKARADIERDGYVIRKGEFVLLAPSVSHRMEETFRNPDAYDPERFNPANPDAQIESNSLIGFGGGVHRCAGVNFARMEMKVLVAILLQNFDMELMDEVRPIAGASTYWPAQPCRVRYRRRKLDGSEAGADMAALARAAGCPAHT
- a CDS encoding 2Fe-2S iron-sulfur cluster-binding protein codes for the protein MAKVTFVQPDGSQRTCVNFEGMTLMQLAVGNLVDGIDALCGGMMQCATCHCWIDPEWIGRTGMAGPDERAMLEAIEGVEIRPESRLSCQVQLGEELDGLVVRIPPEQPGV